The Helianthus annuus cultivar XRQ/B chromosome 15, HanXRQr2.0-SUNRISE, whole genome shotgun sequence genomic sequence GACTTAGAGGGTAACCTACGGGGCTTTGGCTCCTGGGAGGTTTGGGACACCCTGAGACATAGAGATAGTAAAGTTGAGTGGGCAAAGTCGGTTTGGTTCAGCCAGTGCATACCGAGGCATGCTTTCCATCTTTGGTTGGTCATAAAAAATAAATTGAAAACGCAAGATAGGATGGCAGTTTGGGAGGCGGGTAGTGCTACCAATCTTCGGCTCATGTGTTGCCCATTATGCAGCTACGATCGTGACTCCAGGGATCATTTATTTTTTAGTTGCTCTTATTCATCGGAGGTATGGGGTTTGGTTAGGGATATGGCTGATATGGGTAATGTTGATAACTCTTGGTCCTCGATTATTCAGTGGATAGAAGGTCATGCTCAATCTAGATCTCTAGAAAGCATAGTTTCCAACCTTCTGGTGGCGGCTTCAACGTATTTTTTATGGCAAGAAAGAAACTCTCGTCTGTTTTCTCGCGAACGGCGGAATGCTAGTGTGCTCTCGAAGATCATTATTAATACAGTTCGACTCAAGCTTATGGGATTCCGTTTTGGTGGTGACTTGAAGCAAAAGAGGTTGTTGGATAAATGGCTTGGCTGGAAGCAGAACGTGGATATAGACCCAGGCTAGAGAGTTTGTAGTCTTCTAGTTTTTCTTTTCGTTTTGGGTCGTGATGTTTTGTTTTCTCGggttgttttgttgttttttggTTGTGTTTGTTTGGGTTGTGTCTGGTTGTTTGGAttcctagtcttggtatgccaaggCTTGTAGTGTGTATCAATGTCTTGATACGCCCTGTTTTATTTGGTTGAtatataaaatttaccggggtaaccctttacccaaaaaaaaatattGAAGGGAACCCATTAATGCCTAGGAGAGGTATGTATTCAACAAACAATACATCAGTTCTTGACGGGTTAGCGGCCATATCTACTCCTGTAAGTCTGGACTTTATAGGTGATGTCAAAACAGGTTGGGAATACCCCCTTGAAAGTTCCCACATATGCTGATTTTCGTAAGCCACATGCAAACCCTAGTATGGGTTCTGGAGTGCAAGATAAGGGTGAAGTGAATGTGCAGAATGTGGCGGATAAGGAGACAGAACCGACGATTACCTTTGCTAAGGTGGTGCAAGCTCAAAAACAGGAAGTAAAGATCAACTTTCGGCAGATGGAAGCGACGGATACCATGGATGGGATAGATGTTGTCATACCCGTATCCTCTGTTAAAGAAGTGAATGATAGATTTCCGAATACGTTGTACGGATACTTCTTGGGAAAGAGGTTAGCTTATCCTGTGGTTGATTATTATGTGAAACATAATTGGGCAAAATATGGGTTATCTAGAATGATGATGAACACTAAGGGgtttttcttcttcaagtttAACACGAAGCAAGGGATGGAACAGTTACTGGAGGATAGTCCATGGATGATAAGGAATGTTCCTAATATTCTGAAACAATGGTCATCATCGGCTAATGTGATGAAGGAGGAAATTACCGAGATTCCTGTGTGGGTTAAAATGCATGAAGTGCCGTTACCTGCATTTACTGAAGATGGGTTGAGTCTACTAGCTTCGAAGATAGGAGTGCCTAAGATGGTAGATTCTTACATGGCATCTATGTGTTCCGAATCTTGGGGTAGGAGCAGCTTTGCGCGGGCGCTTATAGAAGTTCATGCAGGAAAAGAATTGAAACGTAGTGTTAAGGTTGCTATACCGTCTATGGAAGGAACAGGATACTCAACGGCTGAGGTGAAAATTGAATATGACTGGGAACCGCTAAGATGCTCTACCTGTTGTGTATTTGGACATGATGACAATACATGTCCAAAGAAACCGAAACCAGAGGAAAATAATGATCTTAATAAGAAAAAAGACAACTTCCATGAAGTAAAAGCAAAAAATAAGAAAGGAGGTCAGCAAGGTGTTAACTTAAAAACGCAGAAACAAAAAATGATATACAGGCCGGTGGTTAAGAAGAAGGTTGATGGGGCGATTGCTTCGTCGTCTCGGGTTCATGTCTCAAACCCGTTCGATGTACTTCAGGTCGATGAAGGGCTGCCGCATACGGATGGTTTGAATGACAAATCTAGTGGCCAACCGAAACCAAAAGCTAAAGGAGGTCAGGACGGATATGAGGAGGTTATTGATGATGGGGTAGAGGTGGATGAGCTCTTAGGTGAAATCCCAAACTACTTAGATAAAAAATTGGAAAAGAAAGGAGCTGAGGGTGCAAGCACACCCGGGGAAAGAGGGTATTAATGGGTAGTTTAGCCGCATGGAATATAAGGGGTTTGAACCGACCCCTGAAACAAAAAGAGGTTCGGCAGGTCATGAAGGATAATCATTTGCAGGTTTGTGCTATTATGGAGACTCATGTGGATGCTTCTAATGTATCGAGTGTTTGCAAAAAAAGTGTGTCGGTCTTGGAGTTGGGCGACTAACTCGGGATGCTGTCAAAAAGGAACACGTATTATGGTGGGGTGGGATGCCGATGTTGTTGATGTTATGGTGTTAACCCAATCTGATCAGGTAATGCACACTCAGATTATTTTCAAAATGGATCGGAAAACAGTTTTTTGCTCGTTTATTTATGCTGATAACCACTATAAGAACCGTAGAAAACTATGGGATGACATGTGTTCTCATCACTCATTTATGAAGGATAATCCATGGGTTATAATGGGAGATTTTAACTCATCATTGTATTTGGAAGACTCGTTAACAAGTTCATCAACAAGTAGTGTTGGGATGAGGGAGTTTAAGGAGTGCGTGAATAATATTGAGGTATTTGAT encodes the following:
- the LOC110914520 gene encoding uncharacterized protein LOC110914520: MSKQVGNTPLKVPTYADFRKPHANPSMGSGVQDKGEVNVQNVADKETEPTITFAKVVQAQKQEVKINFRQMEATDTMDGIDVVIPVSSVKEVNDRFPNTLYGYFLGKRLAYPVVDYYVKHNWAKYGLSRMMMNTKGFFFFKFNTKQGMEQLLEDSPWMIRNVPNILKQWSSSANVMKEEITEIPVWVKMHEVPLPAFTEDGLSLLASKIGVPKMVDSYMASMCSESWGRSSFARALIEVHAGKELKRSVKVAIPSMEGTGYSTAEVKIEYDWEPLRCSTCCVFGHDDNTCPKKPKPEENNDLNKKKDNFHEVKAKNKKGGQQGVNLKTQKQKMIYRPVVKKKVDGAIASSSRVHVSNPFDVLQVDEGLPHTDGLNDKSSGQPKPKAKGGQDGYEEVIDDGVEVDELLGEIPNYLDKKLEKKGAEGASTPGERGY